The Flavobacterium psychrotrophum region CGGGAGGTATTGATAACAACTTTTACCCAAGGCCACGTATCTACACAGTGGGCCTAAACGTAAACTTCTAAAAATTGACTTTGAATATGAAAAATATCAACTTAAAACTAGCGGCCGGTCTTATGCTCGCAGCATTTACGTTCAGCTCGTGCCTTAACGACCTGGACCAGTCAGACCCATCAAGCGTAGGCTTACCTACGGTTGAAGAACTCTACAGCAAGCCTGAAGCTTATAAAGAAACTCTTGCAAAACTTTATGCAGGCTTTTCTACTACAGGCCAGGATGGCCCATCAGGATCACCAGACATTTCCGGCATTGACGAAGGCTTTAGCCAGTATATACGCGGACTTTGGTTACTACAGGAATTAACTACCGATGAGGCTGTTATAGGCTGGAATGACCAGACAATTAAAGATTTTCATTACCAGACATGGTCATCTAATGACAACTTTATAAACGCAACGTTTAGCCGTCTTGACTTTGAGATCAAAAACTGTAATGAGTACCTGCGCCAAACAACAGATGTAAAACTGGATGCCCGTGGCGTAACAGGAGACCTGCGTACAGAAATTGCAGCCTATCGTGCCGAAGCCCGTTTTTTAAGGGCAGTTAGCTACTGGCATTTTCTTGACCTCTTTGGGGGTCGTGTAGGTATCGTAACAGAAAATGACCCTACAACATACTTTTTGCCAAAACAAGCTACGGCACAGGAAATGTTCGATTTTATAGATACTGAACTTACTGACCTTGTTACAAACCTTAAAGCACCACGCACTAACGAATACCCAAGGGTAGATAAAGCGGCTGCATGGATGCTTAGGGCCAAGCTGTACTTAAACGCACAGGTATATACCGGCAAAGCTAAATATGCCGAAGCCATGCCACTACTTACCCAGGTTATAAACAGCGGTTATGCGTTACACGACAAATATGATGAATTGTTTTTGGCAGATAACGATAAAAACGGTGCGCAGAACGAAGCAATATTTGCTGTCGCATTTGATGGCCTTCGCACTAAAACTTATGGAGGGACTACCTTCCTGGTACATGCGCCACTGGGTGGTTCTATGCCAGTAGCAGAGTTTGGTGTAAACGGCGGCTGGGGTGGCGTAAGGACCACATCTGCATTTGTGGCAAAGTTTAACAACAGCACAATGGATGACAGGTCTAATTTCTACACATCAGGACAATCTCTTGAAATTACCGACATAGGTAACTTTGGTGACGGTTATGCTATAAAAAAATTTAAGAACGTAACCTCTGCAGGGGTTAAGGGATCTGACGCCGCAGGAGATTTTGTAGACACTGATTTCGCTATATTCCGCCTTGCAGATGCTTACCTTATGTATGCAGAGTGTGCCCTGCGTACCGGCCAGGATATAGCTAACGGCTTAGTATATGTAAACAAGGTTAGGGAGAGGGCATATGGCAGTACCGCAGGTGACGTAACAAGTATGAACCTTAACTTTATTCTTGATGAAAGGGCACGTGAACTGCATTGGGAAGGCCACCGCAGGACAGACCTTGTGCGCTTTGGCAAATTAACAGGAGGTTCTTACCTATGGCCGTATAAAGGCAATACACCAACCGGAAGCCCTACACCAAGCTTCAGAAATATTTTCCCAATACCTACAAGAGCTTTGGCTGCAAACCCATTGCTGGTACAAAACCCAGGCTATTAATAAACAAAAAATTGTAACTTAAGATATGAAGACTTTAAGAAATTCAATGATAGCGATACTTGCAATATTTGCAGTATCATGTAATATAGATGATGTAGAAAACAGGCCTGTAGTACAAGGCAAAGACGCTCCGGTGCTTACTGCACCTGAAGAAGGTAACACCTATGTACTTAGCCCTGAAACCATGGATCTTCTTGCCGAAAGGTTTGTATGGTCTGCGGCAAATTTTGGCGAAGGCATTATTCCTAACTACAACATCGAGATAGACAAAGCAGGAGATAATTTTGATACGCCTGTAATTGTAGCGTCTGCAAATGGTGCCACGCAACTGGCGGCTTCTCAAAACGTATTAAATACCGCCGTTCGCGCATTAGGTGCATCACCTTTTGTTACCGCAAACTTTGAGGTAAGGGTAAAAGCCTATGTTGGCACAAACATACTTTACAGTAATGCCGTAGAAATGATCATTACACCTTACACTACAGAAACACCGCGCCTGTGGGTAACCGGTACCTACCAGACTGCAAGTGGCTATGGAACCGACTGGAGTGGCGAAGCAGCACCGCAGCTTAAAGCACAGTCATATGGTAATACTAACTTTGAAGGCTATGTATATATAGCTACCGCTGAAACCGGCTCTGGTGAAGGCATTAAATTTCAGTCTAATGCGACGGGAGACGGAATTACTTATGGCATGGGCGCAGGTGCTAACCTTATTGCAGACGGTGGGCCGGCTATTGCCGTTAGCCAGCCCGGATATTACCAAATAAAAGTAAATACTGCTGCTACAACCCTTTCTTATTCGCTTACACAAACAACGTGGGGTGTTATAGGATCTGCTACAGCAGCTATTACCGGTGGCGATGGCTGGAGTAACGACATAGACATGACGTATGACCAGACTATAAAAAAATGGACGTTAACTACTGCACTATCTGCGGGTGAAATTAAATTCCGCGCTAATGATGCATGGACCCTTAACTATGGCGATGACCAGGCAGACAGTTCTCTTAACGAGGGCGGTGCCAATATTGCAGTAACAGCGGGAACGTATAAGATAACGCTCGACCTAAGCTCTCCAAGGGCATACACTTACACTGTAGAACTTCAATAATAAAAATCAAAAAAAGGGCTGCTACATTGCAGCCCTTTTTCCATAAACTATTGGCATGAAAAAAATTACACTTTTAATACTGCTACTTATAAATCTTACAGCTTTTGCACAGGTAACTACCACGCCAAATCCGGGCCTGCCTACTGCCCCTGTAACGCTAAATTTTAATAAAGCAGGCACACCGCTTGCCAGCTATACCGGTACTATCTATGCTCATATAGGGGTTACTGTAAACGGCACAAGGTGGAGCAATGTAAAAGGGTCATGGGGAAACAATACAACCCAGCCTGCCCTTACACTGGTAAGCGGAACGAATTATAAACTGGAACTTACCCCTGATTTATACAGCTACTTTGGCGTAGCAGCCGGAAGCACCATTACTGAGATATGTGTGGTGTTCAGGGCAGCTACAAACAGTCCGCAATCAGATGATATTTTTGTAAACGTAGGCGCTTTTCAGGTAAACCTTACAGCTCCTGCCGAAGGCTCTACTACTATAATTAACTCTGGCGGTAGTCTTTCAATCGCTGCTAATAACATTGGTGGTAATGCACGTTATAACCTTATTGCAAACGGCACAAGCATTAATACTATTGAGAGCACTGCAAACTATACCTATACCCATAATAACATTACAGCCAATACCCACTACCAAATGGTTACAACACTGGGTACAGAGGTTAAGACCAAAGAATTTGATGTTATTGTAAATCCGGGGAATGTAAACCAGGCCATGCCGGCAGGTGCTAAAGACGGTATTAACTATAATCCTGCCGATGCCACAACGGCAACATTGGTACTAAACGCACCGGGCAAAGATTTTGTATATGTGGCTGGCAGCTTTAACAACTACAACCCTGGTACGACACACGCCATGAAAAAAGACCCTGCAACGGGTAAATTCTGGCTAACGCTTACAGGGCTTACTGCCGGGCAAAATTACACCTACCAATACTGGGTTATCGACCAGACTCCCACAGCAAACAGTAAAGCACTTGTAAAAGTTGCCGATGCGTTTTCTAACCTGGTGCTGTCTCCTAATGACGATCCGTTTATCACACCCGCAGTTTACCCTAACCTGCCTGTTTATCCTGCAGGACAATCTTTTGATGTATCTGTACTAAAAACAGGGCAACCGGTTTATGACTGGCAGGCAACAGGCTTTGTGCGCCCTGCGAAAGAAGACCTTATAGTATATGAAGCGCTAATACGCGATTTTAATACTGAGAAGACCTGGAACAGTATGGCTGCACAAATAGACTACTTTAAAAACCTGCATGTAAATGCTATCGAGCTAATGCCGGTAATGGAATTTGAAGGTAATATCTCCTGGGGCTATAATACGATCTATCATATGGCAACGGATAAATCGTATGGAACGGCTGACGCCATGAAAGCATTTATCGACCTTTGCCACCAAAATGGTATTGCCGTAATATTAGATGTTGCCCTTAACCATGTATACGGACGTTCGCCACTGGTGCGCATGTGGGCAAATGACCCCGATGGCGACGGATATGGCGATCCTGCCACAGATAACCCCTACTGTAATACTGTTGCAAGGCATGCCTACAGCGTGGGTAGCGACCTTAACCACCAGAGTGCGCTTACTCAGTATTATGTGCAACGTACAGTAGAATACTGGATGAACGAGTTTAAGATAGATGGTTTCCGTTGGGACCTTACAAAAGGATTTACACAAAACTGCACCGCCGGAGATGAAACCTGCACAAGTGCCTACCAGGCAGACCGCGTAGCTATACTTAAACAATATGCAGATTACCAGTGGGCTATTGACCCTGATTTTTATGTAATATTTGAACACCTTGGTGTGGGCGGCAGCGCTAACGAAGAGGTAGAATGGGCTAACTATCGTATTGCAGAAGGCAAAGGAATTATGCCATGGGGTAACTTTAACTACGCATACAACCAGCTTAGCATGGGATATGCTGAGCAAAGCAATTTTGCAAACATGGACTTTGAAAACCGTGGCTATATAGCATCCCGCGTTATGGGATACATGGAGAGCCACGATGAAGAAAGGCTTATGTACAAAAACCTTTTACATGGGGTAACTACAAACAATTACAACATTAAAGATTTAGCAACAGGACTGGAAAGACAAAAAGCAATAGGTGCGGTATCATTACTTATACCGGGGCCTAAAATGTTTTGGCAGTTTGCAGAGCTTGGCTATAACTTTGGCATTAACTACTGCGAAAACGGAACGTATAATAACGACTGCCGTACAAACCCTAAGCCTATACCGGCAGAGCGTGGATTTACTACAGATGCTGCCCGTATGAGCATTTATAATACCTGGGCTAAGTTTAATGAGCTTAAACAAGCTAACCCTGTATTTCATACCAATACGTTTACCATAACATCTGGCACCCTTACCCCGAGAATAGACATATGGAACAACAGCCTGAACGAAGGCCAGCTAAAAGCTGTAGTGGTACTTGCTAACTTTGGTGTAGTGCCTCAAACAGTAAATACTAACTTTTCTATTGCGGGCAATTGGTACAACTTAATGGATAACACAGTTGTTACCGCTGGCACCGGTACTGTTACCATACCGGCAGGCGAGTTTAGGGTATACGGCAATCAGCCGGCAGTGTTAAATAACGAAACTGTAACTACACCCGCAGCTGCAGCACTTTATCCTAACCCTGCAAACCAACAGTTTAGCATTAATGCTCCTGTTGTAAAAGCAGAAGTGTATACACTTACAGGCCAACTTGTAAAAAACTTTGGCCCAAACAGCAATGGCAGCAGCTATGATGTGAGCAGCCTTACTAAAGGTATCTACCTTGTAAAGGCAACCGACTCTGCTAACCGCCAGAGTACCATGAAACTTATTAAAGAATAGTTTTTGTGTTAGTTATATAAGTTTAAGTTTGCTAAAGGCTTCCGGTTAACGGAAGCCTTTAGTTTTTTATACTCATAAGTATTACTAACACATTCACCACAATACTACAGCACGGTATTATTTTATGGTAGATGCTACCCTACCGCCAAATTTATACTCTTCCGGTTCAGGAAAAGCGGTTAGCCCATAACTAATCATCAAGCCGCGTTGCTGCATCAAAAATTTAATAAGGTGCCCCATATTTTCTAATATATACGCATTAGATAAAGGCCCGCTGTGAATGGGTGTTAGCCCGATGTCTTCTATCAATCCTGAAACTATTGCATTTGCAGCAATGTTGTCTCCACAATAAAAGCTGCCCGTATTAGCTTTATGCAGTACATAGGCATCTGTTTCAAATAATTCCTGGGCATGGTTATTAAATGCTTTTACCAAATGCGCCCCGGGAATATCCTGCTGATATTTATAGGCCAGCGAGTCTGTCCCTGAAGTTTTAAGACTTTCCCAGTTGTTGTTAAGATCGATAACCGTTTTACCGTTCCATAATTCCTGTGCGGCAATTTCTGAAGGAAAGGTATTACGCAAACAATACAATATAACATCAGAATTTAGAATTGCTTCCATGGCGGTTCCTGTCCTTATCGGTATATTACCCGCAATATTTTTAATGGTTTCCAGCATTTCGACACGTCTGTGCCCAAAGAAAACGTTATGGCCTTTTGAAGCCCAGTTAAGCCCTATGGTTCTGCCCATATTACCACTACCTACAATTCCTATATTCATTTTGTGTAATTTTATAATTGTAAAATTACTTACATTTGCTTACCAAAAGTAACCAGTTACCTATGGGTAATCAAAAACAACAGAGCATGGGCAAGCCAACAGAATTAGATTGCCGGGCATCAATGCTACCCATACAGGATGCACTGGAAGCCCTTAATGGTAAGTGGAAATTATTAATAATATCGTCTATATCATTAGGAAATACGCGCTTCAAAGAAATTGAACGAAGCATCCCAAAAATATCATCTAAGGTATTGGCTAAAGAACTAAAAGACCTGGAAAACAACCTGCTGATTAAGCGTACGGTATCCGATTACTCAGCCGTATTAACCGAATATTCTTTACGTCCCCACGCAGAAACCCTTAAAGATGTTTTAATTGCTCTGCGTGACTGGGGCAAACTGCACCGCAAAGCCATAATAGATAAATAGCCTGTATAAATAACAAAGGGCACATAATAAATTATGTGCCCTTTGCCAATATATTTTATAATCTCCTACCAGATAACCACCCTAAGGCTGTCCGGCTGGTACATTTTATCGCCCGGCTTTATGCCAAAGGCTTTATAAAACTCAGGTATGTTAGCCAGTGGCCCGTTTATGCGGTACTGTGCCGGTGCGTGCACATCGGTCATTATCTGTTGCGACAATGCTTCTTTTTTAATGTTTACCATCCAGGCATAACCATAAGCTATAAAGTAGCGTTGTGTTGGCGTAAAGCCACTTATCTCTTCGTTGTCTTTAAACTGGGCTGTTTTTTTAAATGCCTCAAGCCCCATAACCACGCCGCCAAGGTCGGCAATGTTTTCGCCTTGTGTGGCATCGCCATTTACAAACTTGCCCGGCAGTGCTTCAAACTTATTAAACTGCTCTACGATAAGTTTTGTCTTAGCCTGAAACTTAGCCAGATCTTCTGCCGTCCACCAGTTGTTAAGGTTACCCTTTTCATCATACTGGCTACCCTGATCGTCAAAACCGTGTGTAATTTCGTGCCCAAAGGTAGAGCCGCCTATTATACCATATAGTATGGCATCATCGGGCATACGGCCCTCAAAGCCCGGTACAAGTATATTACAAGCCGGCACTACAATTTCGTTATTGCTTGGGTTATAGTATGCATTATAGGTTTGTGGGTACATACCCCACTCATTACGGTCTACCGGCTGCCCGTATTTTGCAACCATATAATCATACTGCCATTTGCTGGCAGCCATTACATTTGCACAGTATGAATTCCCAATGGTAAGTTTGCTCATATCTTTCCATTCGTCCGGGTAACCCACCTTCATAATTATCTTGCTCAGTTTTTGCAATGCCTTCTTTTTTGTAGGCTCGCTCATCCAGTCCAGGTTTTTAATATGATCGGCATATACATCGCGAATATTATTACCTATTTCAAGTAACTTTTCCTTTGTACCCTTTGGCAAATAGTCTTTTACATATACCTGGCCTATAAGTTCGCCCAGCATACCATTGGTTTGCTCTACAACGCGTTTCCAGCGCGGCCTTTGTTTAGTAACCCCGCCCATAACGGTACTGTAAAAATGGAAATTCTCGTCGGCAATGTCCTTTTTAAGGAAAGAGGCATATTCGCTAACAAGGTTATACTTCAGGTATTTTTTCCAGCTTTCAGCAGGGTAGCTTTTAACCATCCTGTTAAGCGCGGTAAAAAACTCAGGTTGCCCTACAATAACACTATCTGCCTTTTGAATACCAAGTGTACCGATAACAGAACCCCAGTTTACATTTGGCGTGTCGGCAGAAAACTTAGCCAGCGGCATCTTATTATAATTTTTAAGCGGGTCGCGAAGTGCTTCAAGCTTACGCGAAGCAGTAGCCAGTTCAGTCTCCAGCTTCATAATACCATCTGCATCTGTTTTTGCGGTAGCCTC contains the following coding sequences:
- a CDS encoding RagB/SusD family nutrient uptake outer membrane protein; the encoded protein is MKNINLKLAAGLMLAAFTFSSCLNDLDQSDPSSVGLPTVEELYSKPEAYKETLAKLYAGFSTTGQDGPSGSPDISGIDEGFSQYIRGLWLLQELTTDEAVIGWNDQTIKDFHYQTWSSNDNFINATFSRLDFEIKNCNEYLRQTTDVKLDARGVTGDLRTEIAAYRAEARFLRAVSYWHFLDLFGGRVGIVTENDPTTYFLPKQATAQEMFDFIDTELTDLVTNLKAPRTNEYPRVDKAAAWMLRAKLYLNAQVYTGKAKYAEAMPLLTQVINSGYALHDKYDELFLADNDKNGAQNEAIFAVAFDGLRTKTYGGTTFLVHAPLGGSMPVAEFGVNGGWGGVRTTSAFVAKFNNSTMDDRSNFYTSGQSLEITDIGNFGDGYAIKKFKNVTSAGVKGSDAAGDFVDTDFAIFRLADAYLMYAECALRTGQDIANGLVYVNKVRERAYGSTAGDVTSMNLNFILDERARELHWEGHRRTDLVRFGKLTGGSYLWPYKGNTPTGSPTPSFRNIFPIPTRALAANPLLVQNPGY
- a CDS encoding NADPH-dependent F420 reductase, with protein sequence MNIGIVGSGNMGRTIGLNWASKGHNVFFGHRRVEMLETIKNIAGNIPIRTGTAMEAILNSDVILYCLRNTFPSEIAAQELWNGKTVIDLNNNWESLKTSGTDSLAYKYQQDIPGAHLVKAFNNHAQELFETDAYVLHKANTGSFYCGDNIAANAIVSGLIEDIGLTPIHSGPLSNAYILENMGHLIKFLMQQRGLMISYGLTAFPEPEEYKFGGRVASTIK
- a CDS encoding winged helix-turn-helix transcriptional regulator, which gives rise to MLTKSNQLPMGNQKQQSMGKPTELDCRASMLPIQDALEALNGKWKLLIISSISLGNTRFKEIERSIPKISSKVLAKELKDLENNLLIKRTVSDYSAVLTEYSLRPHAETLKDVLIALRDWGKLHRKAIIDK
- a CDS encoding alpha-amylase family glycosyl hydrolase, which translates into the protein MKKITLLILLLINLTAFAQVTTTPNPGLPTAPVTLNFNKAGTPLASYTGTIYAHIGVTVNGTRWSNVKGSWGNNTTQPALTLVSGTNYKLELTPDLYSYFGVAAGSTITEICVVFRAATNSPQSDDIFVNVGAFQVNLTAPAEGSTTIINSGGSLSIAANNIGGNARYNLIANGTSINTIESTANYTYTHNNITANTHYQMVTTLGTEVKTKEFDVIVNPGNVNQAMPAGAKDGINYNPADATTATLVLNAPGKDFVYVAGSFNNYNPGTTHAMKKDPATGKFWLTLTGLTAGQNYTYQYWVIDQTPTANSKALVKVADAFSNLVLSPNDDPFITPAVYPNLPVYPAGQSFDVSVLKTGQPVYDWQATGFVRPAKEDLIVYEALIRDFNTEKTWNSMAAQIDYFKNLHVNAIELMPVMEFEGNISWGYNTIYHMATDKSYGTADAMKAFIDLCHQNGIAVILDVALNHVYGRSPLVRMWANDPDGDGYGDPATDNPYCNTVARHAYSVGSDLNHQSALTQYYVQRTVEYWMNEFKIDGFRWDLTKGFTQNCTAGDETCTSAYQADRVAILKQYADYQWAIDPDFYVIFEHLGVGGSANEEVEWANYRIAEGKGIMPWGNFNYAYNQLSMGYAEQSNFANMDFENRGYIASRVMGYMESHDEERLMYKNLLHGVTTNNYNIKDLATGLERQKAIGAVSLLIPGPKMFWQFAELGYNFGINYCENGTYNNDCRTNPKPIPAERGFTTDAARMSIYNTWAKFNELKQANPVFHTNTFTITSGTLTPRIDIWNNSLNEGQLKAVVVLANFGVVPQTVNTNFSIAGNWYNLMDNTVVTAGTGTVTIPAGEFRVYGNQPAVLNNETVTTPAAAALYPNPANQQFSINAPVVKAEVYTLTGQLVKNFGPNSNGSSYDVSSLTKGIYLVKATDSANRQSTMKLIKE
- a CDS encoding SusE domain-containing protein; translated protein: MKTLRNSMIAILAIFAVSCNIDDVENRPVVQGKDAPVLTAPEEGNTYVLSPETMDLLAERFVWSAANFGEGIIPNYNIEIDKAGDNFDTPVIVASANGATQLAASQNVLNTAVRALGASPFVTANFEVRVKAYVGTNILYSNAVEMIITPYTTETPRLWVTGTYQTASGYGTDWSGEAAPQLKAQSYGNTNFEGYVYIATAETGSGEGIKFQSNATGDGITYGMGAGANLIADGGPAIAVSQPGYYQIKVNTAATTLSYSLTQTTWGVIGSATAAITGGDGWSNDIDMTYDQTIKKWTLTTALSAGEIKFRANDAWTLNYGDDQADSSLNEGGANIAVTAGTYKITLDLSSPRAYTYTVELQ
- a CDS encoding M13 family metallopeptidase, whose translation is MKTYNKAISALAAMVLVTGCAKKETAFNDPLLTNRDTTVSPAQDFFHYANGGWFKSHPIPDSERSNGIFRTIQDTINAQIKNICENAAKNKDAAKGSNEQKIGDFYASGMDTIAIDKEGLKPLAEPMKRIDAITDVPSLLSTIGYLHTVGATPAFTFYVNQDDKISTKYAIFLQQGGLGLGNRDYYFNSDAEAVNIRTEYVKHIATMLKLTGTDEATAKTDADGIMKLETELATASRKLEALRDPLKNYNKMPLAKFSADTPNVNWGSVIGTLGIQKADSVIVGQPEFFTALNRMVKSYPAESWKKYLKYNLVSEYASFLKKDIADENFHFYSTVMGGVTKQRPRWKRVVEQTNGMLGELIGQVYVKDYLPKGTKEKLLEIGNNIRDVYADHIKNLDWMSEPTKKKALQKLSKIIMKVGYPDEWKDMSKLTIGNSYCANVMAASKWQYDYMVAKYGQPVDRNEWGMYPQTYNAYYNPSNNEIVVPACNILVPGFEGRMPDDAILYGIIGGSTFGHEITHGFDDQGSQYDEKGNLNNWWTAEDLAKFQAKTKLIVEQFNKFEALPGKFVNGDATQGENIADLGGVVMGLEAFKKTAQFKDNEEISGFTPTQRYFIAYGYAWMVNIKKEALSQQIMTDVHAPAQYRINGPLANIPEFYKAFGIKPGDKMYQPDSLRVVIW